A window of Pedobacter lusitanus contains these coding sequences:
- a CDS encoding TIGR02757 family protein → MEFLELKDFLDIKVAQYNKPDFITNDPICIPHRFSKKQDIEIAAFFAAILAWGQRKTIINKCTDLFERMDNEPYNFMLYHGDEDLRRLLNFKHRTFNDTDLLYFISFFKHHYTVSDSLETAFLPDNFSHQENFTAENALNHFRSYFFSLPDSPRRTVKHISSPLQKSTCKRLNMFLRWMVRKDQTGVDFGLWNTISPADLICPCDVHVDRVARRLDLITRKQTDWRTAVELTAELSKFDPLDPVKYDFALFGLGVEEKF, encoded by the coding sequence TTGGAATTTTTAGAACTCAAGGACTTCCTGGATATTAAAGTGGCTCAATATAACAAGCCAGACTTTATTACTAATGATCCGATTTGTATTCCACATCGTTTTTCTAAAAAACAGGATATAGAAATTGCTGCATTCTTTGCGGCAATTTTGGCTTGGGGACAAAGAAAGACGATTATCAATAAATGTACTGATCTGTTTGAACGTATGGATAATGAGCCTTACAACTTTATGCTGTATCACGGTGATGAAGACCTGCGTCGTTTACTGAACTTTAAACACAGGACATTTAACGATACTGATCTGTTATATTTTATTTCATTCTTTAAACATCATTATACGGTTTCCGATAGTTTGGAAACAGCTTTTCTTCCTGATAATTTCAGTCATCAGGAAAATTTCACTGCTGAAAATGCCCTTAATCATTTTCGCAGTTATTTTTTTAGTCTCCCGGATTCTCCCCGCCGGACGGTAAAACATATCTCTTCGCCACTTCAGAAGTCCACCTGCAAAAGACTGAATATGTTTTTACGCTGGATGGTACGTAAGGATCAGACCGGTGTGGACTTTGGTCTCTGGAATACAATCTCTCCTGCAGATCTGATCTGCCCATGTGACGTACATGTAGACCGTGTTGCCCGTCGTCTTGATCTGATTACGCGTAAACAGACTGATTGGAGAACTGCTGTAGAGCTTACTGCTGAGCTTAGTAAATTTGATCCGCTGGACCCTGTAAAATATGATTTCGCTCTATTTGGACTTGGGGTGGAAGAGAAATTTTAA
- a CDS encoding YdeI/OmpD-associated family protein produces the protein MITFEAEIERFSKMGEKTGWTYVVIPMEIAAQIKKDYRKSFRVEGFLDTVPVKGLSLIPMGEGDYILALNANLRKQLKKEEGAMLRLELAEDKTFRIEMPEDLELCLLDERYCLENFLKLPKSHQNYYITWLNSAKTEPTRIKRLTQIVIAMDKQQTFSEMMRSNKGKEA, from the coding sequence ATGATAACTTTTGAAGCCGAAATAGAACGGTTCTCTAAAATGGGTGAAAAAACCGGCTGGACTTACGTCGTAATTCCAATGGAAATAGCTGCTCAGATAAAGAAGGATTACCGGAAAAGCTTTCGTGTCGAGGGGTTTCTTGATACCGTGCCAGTAAAAGGGCTGTCTCTTATCCCAATGGGGGAGGGAGATTACATTCTGGCCCTAAATGCGAATTTGCGTAAACAACTGAAAAAAGAAGAGGGAGCAATGCTCCGTCTGGAGTTAGCAGAAGATAAAACCTTCAGGATTGAAATGCCTGAAGATCTGGAACTATGTCTGCTTGATGAAAGGTATTGTCTGGAGAATTTCCTGAAATTGCCCAAATCTCATCAAAACTATTATATCACCTGGCTCAATAGTGCCAAAACCGAACCTACCCGTATTAAGCGTCTCACTCAGATTGTTATCGCTATGGATAAGCAGCAGACTTTCTCTGAGATGATGCGGAGCAATAAAGGAAAAGAGGCTTAA
- a CDS encoding polyprenol monophosphomannose synthase — MSDSLVIIPTYNEKENIEKIIRKVFSLSFSFDILIIDDGSPDGTADIVKKLQQEFPGLHMEQRTGKLGLGTAYIHGFKWALQHSYAYIFEMDADFSHNPDDLFKLREACVNGGDVAIGSRYVRGVNVVNWPMSRVLMSYFASMYVRFITRINIQDATAGFKCYKRIVLETIPFDKIKFVGYAFQIEMKFTAIKYGFNVVEVPIIFTDRTEGTSKMSTRIFREAFVGVIQMKISSWFRDYKRVS, encoded by the coding sequence GTGTCAGATAGCCTAGTCATCATTCCCACCTATAATGAAAAAGAAAACATTGAGAAAATTATCCGCAAGGTATTTAGCCTGAGTTTTTCTTTTGATATTTTAATCATCGATGACGGATCCCCGGATGGCACAGCCGATATTGTAAAAAAACTACAACAGGAGTTCCCCGGCTTGCACATGGAACAGAGAACCGGGAAACTAGGTTTAGGCACAGCTTATATTCACGGCTTTAAATGGGCATTACAGCATTCCTATGCCTATATATTTGAAATGGATGCAGATTTCTCTCACAATCCCGATGACCTTTTTAAACTTCGCGAAGCCTGTGTAAATGGTGGAGATGTTGCTATCGGTTCAAGATATGTAAGAGGAGTTAATGTGGTTAACTGGCCGATGAGCAGAGTACTGATGTCTTACTTTGCTTCTATGTATGTAAGATTCATCACGAGAATCAATATTCAGGATGCTACAGCTGGATTTAAATGTTATAAACGGATTGTATTGGAAACTATTCCTTTTGACAAGATTAAGTTTGTAGGCTATGCATTTCAGATCGAAATGAAATTTACAGCGATAAAATATGGCTTCAATGTAGTGGAAGTACCCATTATATTTACAGACAGAACGGAAGGAACCTCAAAAATGAGTACAAGGATTTTCAGAGAAGCATTTGTAGGAGTTATACAGATGAAGATAAGCAGCTGGTTCAGAGATTACAAAAGAGTTTCTTAA
- a CDS encoding peptide MFS transporter translates to MDQSEILKPGQVESAQTGHPKGLYVLFATEMWERFNYYGMRAILVLFMTKALLFDKAFASNLYGSYTGLVYLTPLIGGFIADRYWGNRRSIVTGGILMALGELIMFGCASLYHSMPDISTFLFFTGLGFMISGNGFFKPNISSMVGQLYPKSDRRIDAAYTIFYMGINVGGALGPFICGYFGDTGNPADFKWAFLAAAVAMAIGVLVFINFRDKYVRDPNGDLLGLTPANPGDKKVSPVLVYLGLFAFSALCVGMLYIDAKIVSYLSYLLILAVVGIAIMIFTDKTLSKIEKKKISVIFIVAFFVLFFWSAFEQAGASLTFFAEEQTQRNLGFFTVPSSWFQSLNSIFVVVFAPVFAWLWIKLGRKEPSAPTKMALGLMLLALGYLVIATGVKDVGAGIKVSMIYLIGMYAFHTWGELCLSPIGLSLVNKLSPLKLSSLLMAVWFLANAGANVLAGKLSSKYPEEEAKIAEYKVSPLVLTNSAIDWQQVANNKKDIQQWNLSTVKKNSHSLSPDSLVALSITSAHPSITIDTNKVNRISPKKLSEKEIEKLAVAGEKEGKFLLGTNAAQTEIYIVKGSDKTASVVEVYNLNPEKPTFLGYTIKNLYDFFMLFVVMAGIASVILFFITKWLQKTMNATS, encoded by the coding sequence ATGGATCAATCTGAAATCCTTAAGCCAGGGCAAGTAGAATCTGCTCAGACAGGCCATCCAAAAGGATTATATGTGCTGTTCGCTACCGAGATGTGGGAACGTTTCAATTACTACGGTATGCGCGCTATTTTGGTGCTTTTTATGACCAAAGCCTTATTATTTGACAAAGCGTTTGCGTCAAATTTATATGGAAGTTATACAGGACTTGTATACCTGACTCCATTAATTGGTGGTTTTATAGCCGACAGATACTGGGGAAACAGAAGATCTATTGTAACCGGAGGTATACTTATGGCATTGGGAGAGCTGATTATGTTCGGCTGTGCTTCCCTATATCATTCAATGCCTGATATTTCCACATTTCTATTTTTTACAGGTTTAGGTTTCATGATTTCAGGTAATGGTTTCTTTAAACCAAATATCTCTTCAATGGTGGGGCAGCTTTACCCTAAAAGTGACCGCAGAATTGATGCAGCCTATACAATTTTCTATATGGGAATCAATGTAGGTGGTGCATTGGGACCATTTATTTGCGGATATTTTGGTGATACAGGTAACCCGGCTGACTTTAAGTGGGCTTTCCTTGCTGCTGCAGTAGCTATGGCTATCGGTGTTCTGGTTTTTATCAATTTCAGAGATAAGTATGTACGTGATCCGAATGGAGATCTTTTAGGTCTGACACCAGCTAATCCGGGAGATAAAAAGGTTTCACCAGTCCTGGTTTATCTAGGTTTGTTTGCCTTTTCTGCTTTATGTGTTGGTATGTTATATATTGACGCTAAAATTGTAAGCTACCTGAGTTATTTGCTGATACTTGCTGTAGTAGGAATTGCGATCATGATCTTCACGGATAAAACGCTTTCTAAAATTGAAAAGAAAAAGATATCCGTAATTTTCATCGTTGCATTCTTCGTATTATTCTTTTGGAGTGCATTCGAGCAGGCAGGAGCTTCCTTAACATTCTTCGCTGAAGAACAGACTCAGAGAAATTTAGGTTTCTTTACTGTTCCATCCAGCTGGTTCCAGTCTTTAAATTCAATTTTTGTAGTTGTATTTGCACCAGTATTTGCCTGGTTGTGGATCAAATTAGGTAGAAAAGAACCTTCTGCACCTACTAAAATGGCCTTAGGTTTAATGCTGCTGGCACTGGGATACCTTGTTATCGCAACTGGTGTTAAAGATGTTGGTGCAGGAATAAAAGTAAGTATGATCTACCTGATTGGTATGTATGCTTTTCATACCTGGGGAGAGTTATGTCTTTCGCCAATTGGTTTGTCCCTGGTAAATAAACTTTCTCCGCTAAAACTTTCATCTCTTTTAATGGCAGTGTGGTTCCTTGCTAATGCAGGTGCAAATGTACTGGCAGGTAAATTAAGTTCTAAATATCCTGAAGAAGAAGCTAAAATAGCAGAATATAAAGTTAGTCCATTGGTATTAACAAACAGTGCTATTGACTGGCAGCAGGTTGCAAACAACAAAAAGGATATCCAGCAATGGAACCTGAGCACCGTTAAAAAGAATTCTCACTCATTGAGTCCTGATTCTTTAGTAGCACTTTCAATTACATCTGCCCACCCTTCAATTACTATTGACACTAATAAAGTTAACAGAATCTCTCCTAAAAAACTTAGTGAGAAGGAAATTGAAAAACTTGCTGTTGCCGGAGAAAAAGAAGGTAAATTCTTACTGGGTACAAATGCAGCTCAAACAGAAATATATATTGTTAAGGGTAGCGACAAAACTGCATCTGTAGTAGAAGTTTATAACCTTAATCCTGAGAAACCTACTTTCCTGGGCTATACAATTAAAAATCTTTATGATTTCTTTATGCTATTCGTAGTAATGGCAGGTATTGCCTCTGTTATTTTGTTTTTCATCACTAAGTGGTTACAAAAAACAATGAATGCGACCAGTTAG
- a CDS encoding peptide MFS transporter, protein MNETIKVKHPRGLTFLFLSEMWERFGYYLMIGIFTLYLKDVKAGFSMTEAESADLYGTFIALVFLTPFLGGLIADRYLGYTKSIILGGLLMGIGYCMMAIHSLPVLYLSMTLVIIGNGFFKPNISTLLGNIYSTPEYSDKKDEGYNIFYMGINIGAFICNFFGAALYIMLGWGYAFIAAGVGMFIGVAIFIYGMKHYRAFDIKKGVKEGDMSFLKIILVILVPSVIAGVIGWVLPTKLMGHALVGSASTDAFIFACVPVIYFYGSLLAKADKDEKRPIAALLTIFAVVILFWAVFKQNGTALTTWADRYTDRHLQNPVAEKTFSKLNFSQNFTYSKDSIPLYDQAFRIQKKDGIVLKEYNYPTYFKNIPADKLPAEGGKVELWATNLSQSINPAWVILLTPLVVAFFTWLRNRNSEPSTATKIAFGLFISALSVLVMIGAVYSGSNGTEKVSVLWLVAGYGVITIGELFLSPMGLSLVSKLSPVRITSLMMGGWFLATSIGNKLSGVLATLWDTYENKANFFWVNFSLLLFSAIIAFSLLKWLNGIMEEKGIK, encoded by the coding sequence ATGAATGAAACCATTAAAGTAAAGCATCCGAGAGGACTGACTTTTCTTTTCCTGTCCGAAATGTGGGAACGTTTTGGATATTACCTGATGATAGGGATCTTTACCCTGTATTTAAAAGATGTTAAAGCAGGTTTTTCGATGACCGAGGCTGAATCTGCCGACCTTTATGGTACGTTTATAGCACTTGTATTTCTTACCCCCTTTCTAGGTGGGTTAATTGCCGACAGGTATTTGGGTTATACCAAATCCATCATATTGGGTGGTCTGTTAATGGGTATTGGGTATTGCATGATGGCCATACACAGTCTGCCGGTCCTTTATCTTTCCATGACGCTGGTTATTATCGGAAATGGTTTTTTCAAACCAAATATCTCTACTCTGCTGGGTAATATTTACTCTACCCCCGAATACTCAGATAAAAAAGATGAAGGCTATAATATATTCTATATGGGTATTAATATAGGAGCCTTTATCTGTAATTTCTTTGGTGCAGCGCTATACATCATGCTGGGATGGGGTTATGCATTTATTGCAGCCGGAGTAGGAATGTTTATTGGTGTTGCCATATTTATTTATGGGATGAAACACTACAGAGCTTTTGACATTAAAAAAGGTGTAAAAGAAGGAGACATGTCTTTCCTGAAAATTATATTAGTCATATTGGTTCCATCAGTTATTGCTGGTGTAATAGGCTGGGTACTTCCAACCAAACTAATGGGACATGCACTGGTTGGTTCCGCTTCTACTGATGCTTTTATCTTTGCCTGCGTACCTGTAATTTATTTTTACGGTTCCTTACTTGCTAAAGCAGATAAGGACGAAAAAAGGCCTATTGCAGCTTTACTGACAATATTTGCTGTAGTTATTCTTTTCTGGGCCGTATTTAAGCAAAACGGGACTGCATTAACTACCTGGGCTGATCGTTATACAGACAGACACCTACAAAATCCTGTTGCAGAAAAAACATTTTCTAAACTAAATTTCTCACAAAACTTCACCTATTCGAAAGACTCTATACCTTTATATGACCAGGCATTCCGTATTCAAAAGAAAGACGGAATTGTGTTAAAAGAATATAATTACCCAACATATTTCAAGAATATCCCAGCAGATAAACTTCCTGCTGAAGGTGGTAAAGTTGAACTTTGGGCAACAAATCTAAGTCAGTCCATCAATCCTGCATGGGTAATTTTACTGACTCCCTTAGTAGTCGCCTTTTTCACGTGGCTACGTAACAGAAACAGCGAGCCAAGCACGGCTACAAAAATTGCATTCGGACTGTTTATTTCAGCACTTTCGGTATTGGTAATGATCGGTGCGGTTTACTCTGGCAGTAACGGTACAGAAAAGGTTTCTGTGCTCTGGCTGGTTGCAGGTTATGGAGTAATTACTATTGGTGAGCTGTTTTTGAGCCCAATGGGACTTTCTCTCGTTTCTAAGCTAAGTCCGGTAAGGATTACCTCACTGATGATGGGCGGATGGTTTCTGGCCACGTCAATTGGAAATAAATTGTCTGGTGTACTGGCTACGCTTTGGGATACTTATGAAAATAAAGCCAACTTTTTTTGGGTAAATTTCAGTCTACTTCTTTTCTCCGCTATTATAGCATTTAGCCTTTTAAAATGGTTAAACGGTATCATGGAAGAAAAAGGAATAAAATAG
- a CDS encoding acetyl-CoA C-acyltransferase: MREVVIVSALRTPIGSFGGSLSGFTATQLGGFAIKAAVEKSGIKPEDVQEVYMGNVLSANVGQAPATQAAKFAGLPDVPSTTINKVCASGTKAIMLAAQSITLGQNDIVVAGGMESMSNVPYYLDKARTGYRLGHGQITDGLVKDGLWDVYNDYHMGSAAELCASTYNISRESQDNYAVNSYKRAQASINDGKFNAEIIPVEVVDRKGNATIVDKDEDVYTVNFDKLPGLKPVFKKDGTITAANASALNDGAAALVLMSADKAKELGLKPLARILSYADAQQAPEWFTTAPSKAIPLALQKAGKSIADVDFFEINEAFSVVSLANNQEMGLSESKVNINGGAVAMGHPLGASGARIVVTLLSVLDQNNGKIGVAGICNGGGGASALVIEKLN; the protein is encoded by the coding sequence ATGAGAGAAGTAGTTATCGTATCAGCATTAAGAACACCAATTGGAAGTTTCGGCGGTTCGCTGTCAGGTTTTACAGCTACCCAGCTGGGCGGTTTTGCTATTAAAGCTGCTGTTGAAAAATCAGGGATCAAACCTGAAGATGTACAGGAAGTATATATGGGTAATGTCTTATCTGCTAATGTAGGTCAGGCTCCAGCAACTCAGGCAGCCAAATTCGCTGGTTTACCTGATGTTCCTTCTACTACAATTAATAAAGTATGCGCTTCTGGCACAAAAGCAATTATGCTTGCGGCACAGAGCATCACTTTAGGACAAAATGATATTGTTGTTGCCGGTGGAATGGAAAGTATGAGTAATGTTCCTTATTACCTGGATAAAGCAAGAACAGGATATAGATTAGGACATGGACAAATCACAGACGGTCTTGTTAAGGACGGTTTATGGGATGTTTATAATGACTATCACATGGGTTCTGCTGCAGAACTATGTGCCTCTACCTATAATATCAGTCGTGAATCACAGGATAATTATGCTGTCAATTCTTATAAAAGGGCACAGGCTTCAATAAACGATGGCAAATTCAATGCAGAAATCATACCTGTAGAAGTTGTTGACCGCAAAGGAAATGCAACTATCGTTGATAAAGATGAAGATGTATATACTGTTAACTTTGATAAATTACCTGGCTTAAAACCAGTATTTAAAAAAGATGGTACAATAACCGCAGCAAATGCTTCTGCATTAAATGATGGTGCTGCAGCATTGGTTTTAATGAGTGCTGATAAAGCAAAAGAACTTGGTCTAAAACCACTAGCCCGCATATTAAGCTATGCAGATGCACAACAGGCTCCGGAATGGTTCACAACTGCACCTTCCAAAGCGATTCCATTAGCTTTACAAAAAGCTGGAAAAAGCATTGCTGACGTAGACTTCTTTGAGATCAATGAGGCCTTCTCTGTCGTTTCATTGGCAAACAATCAGGAAATGGGGTTATCTGAATCTAAAGTAAATATCAATGGCGGTGCAGTTGCAATGGGACATCCGCTTGGTGCTTCCGGAGCACGTATTGTTGTCACACTGCTATCTGTTCTGGACCAGAATAACGGTAAGATCGGTGTTGCGGGGATTTGCAATGGCGGTGGTGGCGCAAGTGCACTGGTTATTGAAAAATTAAATTAA
- a CDS encoding efflux RND transporter periplasmic adaptor subunit, translating to MKIYKSSKLIIIRNFLPVFMIFLSACSSKEKPNDLTGKADTSAKKYEIGVVMQKGLTSEVRLPAELKPFEEVAIYPKVNGFVKKIYVDRGSRVKKGELLITLEAPEIESQLQTAQSQYLQALEVSRASEDKYKRLKNASKEAGSVSLLDLDNAMAKMKGDLATANGQRSNVNSVKNMQNYLTIRAPFDGVIVQRNVSEGALSGTSKNGQQPLLLIQRLQKLRLEVQIPEAYVEKVDLHKAVSINFTAIPGLNLQKMISRSANSLGGMRTEAIEIDVPNEDLKLKPGMYGEVKIPLLSAAKSLLVPNHAIVRSTERQFVIKVIRGKAFLTDIKEGLTSADSTEIFGDVKPGDQILLHATDEVKQGSKLN from the coding sequence ATGAAAATATATAAATCATCAAAATTGATTATCATCAGAAATTTCCTGCCGGTCTTCATGATCTTTTTAAGTGCATGTTCCTCAAAAGAAAAACCAAATGACTTAACAGGGAAGGCAGATACATCAGCTAAGAAATATGAAATTGGGGTAGTAATGCAAAAAGGGCTTACAAGTGAAGTCAGATTACCCGCCGAACTTAAACCTTTTGAGGAGGTTGCAATCTATCCTAAAGTAAATGGATTTGTAAAAAAAATCTACGTAGACCGGGGTTCAAGAGTTAAAAAGGGAGAGCTTCTTATAACCCTGGAGGCACCGGAAATCGAATCTCAGCTTCAAACGGCACAATCTCAATATTTACAGGCGCTGGAAGTATCAAGAGCCAGTGAAGATAAATATAAACGTCTGAAAAATGCTTCAAAAGAAGCCGGATCTGTCTCTTTACTGGATCTTGATAATGCAATGGCTAAAATGAAAGGTGACCTGGCTACAGCTAACGGGCAACGTTCAAATGTTAATTCAGTAAAGAACATGCAAAACTATTTAACTATCAGAGCGCCTTTTGATGGTGTAATTGTACAACGTAACGTTTCAGAAGGAGCACTTTCCGGTACTTCAAAAAATGGTCAGCAACCCTTATTACTAATTCAGCGTCTTCAGAAGTTACGTTTAGAAGTACAGATACCAGAAGCCTATGTAGAAAAAGTCGATCTCCATAAAGCTGTCAGTATAAATTTCACAGCTATCCCTGGCTTAAATCTTCAAAAAATGATCAGCAGGTCAGCCAATTCTCTGGGAGGAATGCGCACTGAGGCCATTGAGATAGATGTACCAAATGAAGATTTAAAGTTAAAACCTGGTATGTATGGAGAGGTTAAAATCCCCTTACTTTCTGCAGCAAAATCTTTATTAGTTCCTAACCATGCCATTGTTCGTTCAACCGAAAGGCAATTTGTGATTAAGGTCATCAGGGGGAAAGCGTTTCTAACTGATATTAAAGAAGGACTAACAAGTGCTGATTCAACCGAGATTTTTGGTGACGTAAAACCAGGTGATCAGATTTTACTGCATGCCACTGATGAAGTCAAACAAGGTTCAAAACTAAATTGA